The segment CAACTGCATTCTCAACGTCAGAAAATATTCTTCGATCCCCATGCCAAGCATCATTTTTTGATCATATTCCAATACATTGAAAAAGGCGTCGATAAAATCACGGTCTCTCACGCTTATGCTTTTTACTTTCATAATCGCTTGCTCAATTTCCTCTTCAATCGATTTGCTTAAAATGACATTAAACTGCTCAGTGGCATCCTGCTGATTCTCACCAAGCATTTCATAAGCTAAATCAAGGTCGCAAATTCCGCTACCTGCCTGGTACTCATTAAAGGAAGACCAAGGATATTCATAGTCAGTTGTAAGACCTGCCTTTATTGGATTCCTATGAATATACCTTAAAAGATTTCTGTAATAGCCACGCTTTGCACAGTAGCAATTCTTGTATCTGCCTGAATAGTTCAATCCGAAGGTGTCTTTTTTATGGTGAAACCATTTCGAATAGGCCAGTTGCACATCATGCATGAAGGTGCCGATATGTGTTTCACCTGTTGCGATTAGAAAATGAGCATGGTTGTCCATCATACAATAAGCCAGCAGACTCA is part of the Fusibacter sp. A1 genome and harbors:
- a CDS encoding transposase; translated protein: MVYRKRLDHPGAIHHVIVRGNNGNYIFKHDREKEKYLTLFVFYKKIHEVSLLAYCMMDNHAHFLIATGETHIGTFMHDVQLAYSKWFHHKKDTFGLNYSGRYKNCYCAKRGYYRNLLRYIHRNPIKAGLTTDYEYPWSSFNEYQAGSGICDLDLAYEMLGENQQDATEQFNVILSKSIEEEIEQAIMKVKSISVRDRDFIDAFFNVLEYDQKMMLGMGIEEYFLTLRMQLLEVLRWEFNVSATVIAEYFGISRSYVYRMTSG